The following coding sequences lie in one Oncorhynchus kisutch isolate 150728-3 linkage group LG27, Okis_V2, whole genome shotgun sequence genomic window:
- the LOC109871995 gene encoding UAP56-interacting factor isoform X2, with product MSNVGFSATRGISSGGPDKVDMSLDDIIRLNKKEQQARRPGPGNRRPLQKGKVFVQGKPVGARTRGQTQRRGGVPRGAITRAGFGRGRKIPSPVVRSRGQGVITGLAARKTAALQKGISPLNRPAINRKLQPFNNRSRPFNNRSRPFNNQSRPFNNQSRPFIQPAQYRQVQGQRRPYRQTDVQRGLDSTRPFQQRRRPLPPVQTQREARQATFLSRRGLKVHAQVPKPTLTSISPAPVRTRQWRTSTNSSGILTVSIDNPTAMTQSEPPCAWSLHPSAPTSSAPVKMKVEEEKKTEPPKGVPLQFDINSVGKPFPMCIKNDPPTKGHLDNLIQLWEALESIWAISPVECFRHLVESMP from the exons ATGAGCAACGTTGGTTTTTCGGCTACACGGGGGATCAGCTCCGGCGGACCTGATAAGGTCGACATGTCTTTAG ATGATATAATTCGTTTGAACAAGAAAGAGCAACAAGCAAGGAGGCCGGGCCCGGGGAACCGCAGGCCACTACAGAAGGGGAAGGTCTTTGTCCAAGGGAAGCCAGTTGGAGCGAGGACCAGGGGACAGACTCAAAGAC GAGGTGGTGTACCAAGAGGTGCGATAACGAGAGCGGGTTTTGGAAGAGGCCGAAAGATTCCCTCTCCGGTTGTTCGAAGCCGGGGTCAAGGGGTTATCACTGGACTGGCAGCCCGAAAGACTGCAGCACTACAGAAAGGCATCAGTCCGCTCAACCGACCTGCTATCAACCGG AAGTTACAGCCCTTCAACAACCGATCACGGCCCTTCAACAACCGATCACGGCCCTTCAACAACCAATCACGGCCCTTCAACAACCAATCACGGCCTTTTATCCAACCAGCCCAATACAGACAGGTGCAAGGCCAAAGGAGgccctatagacagacagacgtacagagaGGCCTCGACTCGACGAGACCCTTTCAGCAGCGGAGACG GCCCTTGCCCCCTGTCCAAACCCAGAGAGAAGCCCGCCAGGCCACATTTCTCTCCCGCAGGGGCCTCAAG GTTCACGCCCAGGTCCCGAAGCCGACTTTAACCTCTATATCCCCTGCCCCAGTTAGAACCCGCCA GTGGCGCACGTCAACAAACAGCAGTGGGATCCTGACCGTTTCCATCGACAACCCCACTGCCATGACACAGTCTGA GCCTCCTTGTGCTTGGTCCCTGCACCCCTCGGCCCCCACCAGCTCTGCCCCAGTCAAGATGaaggtggaagaggagaagaaaacgGAACCACCTAAAGGAGTCCCCTTGCAGTTTGACATCAACAGTGTGGGGAAACCG tttcccatgtgtatcaagaatgatccaccaaccaaaggacacctagacaacttgatacaactgtgggaggcattggagtcaatatgggccatcagccctgtggaatgctttcgacaccttgtagagtccatgccctga
- the LOC109871943 gene encoding TSC22 domain family protein 2-like isoform X2: MSKMPAKKKSCFQITSVTQAQVAASSATDDTESLDDPDESRTEDGSSEIFDVSRADFEPEVCDRSSSEETLNHVGEQEAPGVMVPPRSVPKVGQMPAMSGPPNEGFAIRKAGVAGSPHVSQQTLGSGSSSGLPIAQSGLMPQPAPVASWGATTVSVSTSQPVVTSLTPTSVMSSTASCSSRFRVIKLDHGTGEPFRKGRWTCTEFYEKDSEGNTVVNRTTDNIRHANAFDPSADRDSGLGLTGGTVVAPSTHSGQGLDSIVDAAALNALHVHPMDTLQQQQQPHHQNYNMGQPGTATHNTFPTNNLMAVPGQQPTLSTIQPAANQNLFPVGLNGLPQSGIHIQKSPSMTPAAQTQMLAYPPQQQAMLQQLPLGQHLPNQPPGLPQNQADYYQQNQPGMQAVASAGQTLYVGQTVGQGPSLVMTPATGVPMLGQVGEMAAVGGGGSLPVSQPASGLMGGGVGGVGSSMVLGGSSTLQQLVGQYAPTGIRQPVGLHPSPPGTQNVPTIVPSASSATTLAPTAMPNLTASLLPGQQARDGRGAQGLPAAGFSHVEEGQPPAFSEKNLMKIPESLQLANNPSVNSLFGIAIDGDEDSASGASVVAIDNKIEQAMDLVKSHLMYAVREEVEVLKEQIKELFERNSMLEQENAVLKSLANSDQLSELSIRPAATNSSCSTPPQQGVGQGQPQLQAQPQTHPPLQAQQLQPQPQLDASQPLLQPQPNGNSA; this comes from the exons ATGTCTAAAATGCCGGCTAAAAAGAAAAGCTGTTTTCAGATCACAAGTGTGACACAGGCTCAGGTGGCGGCCAGCAGTGCCACGGACGACACGGAGAGCCTGGACGACCCAGACGAATCACGGACTGAAGACGGGTCGTCGGAAATATTCGACGTGTCCCGGGCTGACTTCGAGCCGGAGGTATGTGATCGAAGTTCGTCTGAGGAAACCCTAAACCATGTAGGGGAGCAAGAGGCACCTGGCGTTATGGTCCCACCGCGTAGTGTACCTAAAGTTGGGCAGATGCCTGCAATGTCGGGGCCTCCAAATGAAGGTTTTGCTATTCGAAAGGCAGGAGTGGCAGGCTCGCCTCATGTTAGCCAGCAAACACTGGGAAGTGGTTCGTCAAGCGGCCTCCCTATTGCTCAGTCCGGGCTCATGCCACAGCCTGCCCCAGTGGCCAGTTGGGGGGCTACAACAGTGTCAGTGAGCACATCCCAGCCAGTAGTGACTAGTTTAACCCCTACTTCTGTTATGTCATCGACAGCAAGTTGCAGTTCACGTTTCAGGGTCATCAAACTTGACCATGGTACTGGAGAGCCCTTCAGAAAGGGCCGATGGACTTGCACAGAGTTCTATGAGAAAGACTCAGAGGGTAACACTGTGGTTAACAGGACTACGGATAACATTAGACATGCCAATGCGTTTGACCCCAGTGCTGACAGGGACAGCGGACTGGGGTTGACTGGTGGTACGGTGGTTGCACCATCGACTCACTCTGGCCAGGGCCTAGACTCCATAGTGGATGCTGCTGCTCTTAATGCCTTGCACGTTCACCCAATGGACACActgcaacagcagcagcagcctcaCCACCAAAACTACAACATGGGGCAGCCTGGAACAGCCACACACAACACTTTCCCCACCAACAACCTCATGGCTGTCCCAGGTCAGCAGCCAACGCTGAGTACTATCCAACCTGCTGCCAACCAGAACCTCTTTCCTGTGGGGCTCAACGGTCTTCCTCAAAGTGGCATTCACATACAGAAATCCCCAAGCATGACCCCTGCAGCCCAGACCCAGATGCTGGCTTACCCTCCCCAGCAGCAGGCCATGCTACAGCAGCTTCCACTGGGACAGCACCTGCCCAACCAGCCCCCAGGCCTGCCCCAGAACCAGGCAGACTACTACCAACAGAACCAGCCTGGCATGCAGGCAGTGGCCTCAGCCGGCCAGACCCTCTATGTGGGACAGACTGTGGGTCAGGGCCCGTCACTGGTCATGACTCCCGCCACCGGGGTTCCGATGCTGGGGCAGGTAGGGGAGATGGCAGCAGTGGGGGGAGGAGGTTCTTTACCTGTCAGTCAGCCAGCTTCAGGCCTGATGGGTGGAGGTGTGGGAGGTGTTGGGTCATCCATGGTACTGGGCGGAAGCTCTACTCTGCAACAGCTTGTAGGTCAGTATGCCCCCACGGGTATTCGTCAACCCGTCGGCCTCCACCCTTCGCCCCCCGGCACCCAAAACGTGCCCACCATTGTGCCCAGTGCCTCCAGCGCCACCACATTAGCCCCCACCGCCATGCCAAACCTGACTGCCTCCTTGTTGCCCGGGCAACAGGCCCGCGATGGCAGGGGGGCGCAGGGCCTCCCGGCTGCTGGGTTCAGCCATGTGGAGGAGGGCCAGCCTCCCGCCTTCTCTGAGAAAAACCTGATGAAGATCCCTGAGAGCCTGCAGCTGGCAAACAACCCCTCTGTGAACAGCCTGTTTGGAATAGCCATAGACGGGGACGAGGACAG TGCCTCTGGAGCCAGTGTTGTTGCCATTGATAATAAAATCGAACAGGCGATG GACTTAGTGAAAAGCCATCTGATGTATGCAGTGCgtgaggaggtggaggtgctGAAGGAGCAGATCAAGGAGCTGTTTGAGAGGAACTCTATGCTGGAACAGGAGAACGCCGTGCTGAAATCCCTGGCCAACAGCGACCAGCTGTCTGAGCTCTCCATCCGGCCGGCCGCCACAAACTCCTCCTGCAGCACGCCTCCCCAGCAAGGGGTGGGCCAAGGCCAGCCTCAGCTCCAGGCCCAGCCTCAAACGCATCCTCCACTCCAGGCCCAGCAACTCCAGCCCCAACCCCAGCTTGACGCCAGCCAGCCTTTGCTGCAACCGCAGCCCAACGGCAACTCCGCTTGA
- the LOC109871995 gene encoding UAP56-interacting factor isoform X1, protein MSNVGFSATRGISSGGPDKVDMSLDDIIRLNKKEQQARRPGPGNRRPLQKGKVFVQGKPVGARTRGQTQRRGGVPRGAITRAGFGRGRKIPSPVVRSRGQGVITGLAARKTAALQKGISPLNRPAINRKLQPFNNRSRPFNNRSRPFNNQSRPFNNQSRPFIQPAQYRQVQGQRRPYRQTDVQRGLDSTRPFQQRRRPLPPVQTQREARQATFLSRRGLKVHAQVPKPTLTSISPAPVRTRQWRTSTNSSGILTVSIDNPTAMTQSEPPCAWSLHPSAPTSSAPVKMKVEEEKKTEPPKGVPLQFDINSVGKPTAMTLNERFRILKDERVATAQTSKGSRFITVG, encoded by the exons ATGAGCAACGTTGGTTTTTCGGCTACACGGGGGATCAGCTCCGGCGGACCTGATAAGGTCGACATGTCTTTAG ATGATATAATTCGTTTGAACAAGAAAGAGCAACAAGCAAGGAGGCCGGGCCCGGGGAACCGCAGGCCACTACAGAAGGGGAAGGTCTTTGTCCAAGGGAAGCCAGTTGGAGCGAGGACCAGGGGACAGACTCAAAGAC GAGGTGGTGTACCAAGAGGTGCGATAACGAGAGCGGGTTTTGGAAGAGGCCGAAAGATTCCCTCTCCGGTTGTTCGAAGCCGGGGTCAAGGGGTTATCACTGGACTGGCAGCCCGAAAGACTGCAGCACTACAGAAAGGCATCAGTCCGCTCAACCGACCTGCTATCAACCGG AAGTTACAGCCCTTCAACAACCGATCACGGCCCTTCAACAACCGATCACGGCCCTTCAACAACCAATCACGGCCCTTCAACAACCAATCACGGCCTTTTATCCAACCAGCCCAATACAGACAGGTGCAAGGCCAAAGGAGgccctatagacagacagacgtacagagaGGCCTCGACTCGACGAGACCCTTTCAGCAGCGGAGACG GCCCTTGCCCCCTGTCCAAACCCAGAGAGAAGCCCGCCAGGCCACATTTCTCTCCCGCAGGGGCCTCAAG GTTCACGCCCAGGTCCCGAAGCCGACTTTAACCTCTATATCCCCTGCCCCAGTTAGAACCCGCCA GTGGCGCACGTCAACAAACAGCAGTGGGATCCTGACCGTTTCCATCGACAACCCCACTGCCATGACACAGTCTGA GCCTCCTTGTGCTTGGTCCCTGCACCCCTCGGCCCCCACCAGCTCTGCCCCAGTCAAGATGaaggtggaagaggagaagaaaacgGAACCACCTAAAGGAGTCCCCTTGCAGTTTGACATCAACAGTGTGGGGAAACCG ACTGCGATGACTTTGAATGAGCGATTCCGCATCCTGAAAGACGAGCGCGTCGCCACTGCGCAGACCAGCAAAGGCAGCCGATTCATCACTGTGGGTTAA
- the LOC109871943 gene encoding TSC22 domain family protein 2-like isoform X1 — translation MSKMPAKKKSCFQITSVTQAQVAASSATDDTESLDDPDESRTEDGSSEIFDVSRADFEPEVCDRSSSEETLNHVGEQEAPGVMVPPRSVPKVGQMPAMSGPPNEGFAIRKAGVAGSPHVSQQTLGSGSSSGLPIAQSGLMPQPAPVASWGATTVSVSTSQPVVTSLTPTSVMSSTASCSSRFRVIKLDHGTGEPFRKGRWTCTEFYEKDSEGNTVVNRTTDNIRHANAFDPSADRDSGLGLTGGTVVAPSTHSGQGLDSIVDAAALNALHVHPMDTLQQQQQPHHQNYNMGQPGTATHNTFPTNNLMAVPGQQPTLSTIQPAANQNLFPVGLNGLPQSGIHIQKSPSMTPAAQTQMLAYPPQQQAMLQQLPLGQHLPNQPPGLPQNQADYYQQNQPGMQAVASAGQTLYVGQTVGQGPSLVMTPATGVPMLGQVGEMAAVGGGGSLPVSQPASGLMGGGVGGVGSSMVLGGSSTLQQLVGQYAPTGIRQPVGLHPSPPGTQNVPTIVPSASSATTLAPTAMPNLTASLLPGQQARDGRGAQGLPAAGFSHVEEGQPPAFSEKNLMKIPESLQLANNPSVNSLFGIAIDGDEDRTPSMVFYRAFQSGSRLQDSKAHSDSASGASVVAIDNKIEQAMDLVKSHLMYAVREEVEVLKEQIKELFERNSMLEQENAVLKSLANSDQLSELSIRPAATNSSCSTPPQQGVGQGQPQLQAQPQTHPPLQAQQLQPQPQLDASQPLLQPQPNGNSA, via the exons ATGTCTAAAATGCCGGCTAAAAAGAAAAGCTGTTTTCAGATCACAAGTGTGACACAGGCTCAGGTGGCGGCCAGCAGTGCCACGGACGACACGGAGAGCCTGGACGACCCAGACGAATCACGGACTGAAGACGGGTCGTCGGAAATATTCGACGTGTCCCGGGCTGACTTCGAGCCGGAGGTATGTGATCGAAGTTCGTCTGAGGAAACCCTAAACCATGTAGGGGAGCAAGAGGCACCTGGCGTTATGGTCCCACCGCGTAGTGTACCTAAAGTTGGGCAGATGCCTGCAATGTCGGGGCCTCCAAATGAAGGTTTTGCTATTCGAAAGGCAGGAGTGGCAGGCTCGCCTCATGTTAGCCAGCAAACACTGGGAAGTGGTTCGTCAAGCGGCCTCCCTATTGCTCAGTCCGGGCTCATGCCACAGCCTGCCCCAGTGGCCAGTTGGGGGGCTACAACAGTGTCAGTGAGCACATCCCAGCCAGTAGTGACTAGTTTAACCCCTACTTCTGTTATGTCATCGACAGCAAGTTGCAGTTCACGTTTCAGGGTCATCAAACTTGACCATGGTACTGGAGAGCCCTTCAGAAAGGGCCGATGGACTTGCACAGAGTTCTATGAGAAAGACTCAGAGGGTAACACTGTGGTTAACAGGACTACGGATAACATTAGACATGCCAATGCGTTTGACCCCAGTGCTGACAGGGACAGCGGACTGGGGTTGACTGGTGGTACGGTGGTTGCACCATCGACTCACTCTGGCCAGGGCCTAGACTCCATAGTGGATGCTGCTGCTCTTAATGCCTTGCACGTTCACCCAATGGACACActgcaacagcagcagcagcctcaCCACCAAAACTACAACATGGGGCAGCCTGGAACAGCCACACACAACACTTTCCCCACCAACAACCTCATGGCTGTCCCAGGTCAGCAGCCAACGCTGAGTACTATCCAACCTGCTGCCAACCAGAACCTCTTTCCTGTGGGGCTCAACGGTCTTCCTCAAAGTGGCATTCACATACAGAAATCCCCAAGCATGACCCCTGCAGCCCAGACCCAGATGCTGGCTTACCCTCCCCAGCAGCAGGCCATGCTACAGCAGCTTCCACTGGGACAGCACCTGCCCAACCAGCCCCCAGGCCTGCCCCAGAACCAGGCAGACTACTACCAACAGAACCAGCCTGGCATGCAGGCAGTGGCCTCAGCCGGCCAGACCCTCTATGTGGGACAGACTGTGGGTCAGGGCCCGTCACTGGTCATGACTCCCGCCACCGGGGTTCCGATGCTGGGGCAGGTAGGGGAGATGGCAGCAGTGGGGGGAGGAGGTTCTTTACCTGTCAGTCAGCCAGCTTCAGGCCTGATGGGTGGAGGTGTGGGAGGTGTTGGGTCATCCATGGTACTGGGCGGAAGCTCTACTCTGCAACAGCTTGTAGGTCAGTATGCCCCCACGGGTATTCGTCAACCCGTCGGCCTCCACCCTTCGCCCCCCGGCACCCAAAACGTGCCCACCATTGTGCCCAGTGCCTCCAGCGCCACCACATTAGCCCCCACCGCCATGCCAAACCTGACTGCCTCCTTGTTGCCCGGGCAACAGGCCCGCGATGGCAGGGGGGCGCAGGGCCTCCCGGCTGCTGGGTTCAGCCATGTGGAGGAGGGCCAGCCTCCCGCCTTCTCTGAGAAAAACCTGATGAAGATCCCTGAGAGCCTGCAGCTGGCAAACAACCCCTCTGTGAACAGCCTGTTTGGAATAGCCATAGACGGGGACGAGGACAG GACCCCCTCCATGGTGTTCTACCGGGCCTTCCAGTCTGGCAGCAGGCTGCAGGACTCTAAGGCCCACAGTGATAg TGCCTCTGGAGCCAGTGTTGTTGCCATTGATAATAAAATCGAACAGGCGATG GACTTAGTGAAAAGCCATCTGATGTATGCAGTGCgtgaggaggtggaggtgctGAAGGAGCAGATCAAGGAGCTGTTTGAGAGGAACTCTATGCTGGAACAGGAGAACGCCGTGCTGAAATCCCTGGCCAACAGCGACCAGCTGTCTGAGCTCTCCATCCGGCCGGCCGCCACAAACTCCTCCTGCAGCACGCCTCCCCAGCAAGGGGTGGGCCAAGGCCAGCCTCAGCTCCAGGCCCAGCCTCAAACGCATCCTCCACTCCAGGCCCAGCAACTCCAGCCCCAACCCCAGCTTGACGCCAGCCAGCCTTTGCTGCAACCGCAGCCCAACGGCAACTCCGCTTGA